The following coding sequences are from one Nilaparvata lugens isolate BPH chromosome 6, ASM1435652v1, whole genome shotgun sequence window:
- the LOC111059168 gene encoding beta-parvin isoform X1, with protein sequence MASPRPKSPKPPGSAKKDEKEESFWEKIGTLGRKKRIKEVQEVQEEGKYAIDSPASPTIPDLPPEEYNLEENEERSMIEPKSFHNPKLRELIAVLTEWINDELAEQRIIVKDLEEDLYDGQVLQKLLEKLTKRKLDVPEVTQSEEGQKQKLRIVLEESNRVLQQPRFHQQKWTVEGIHSKNVVAILHLLVALARHFRAPVRLPEQVVVNVVVVQKRDGALTHRTVQEELTSTYGDLGMRCERDAFDTLFDHAPDKLQVVKKSLVTFVNKQLNKVNLEVIDLDSQFHDGVFLVLLLGLLEGFFVPLHAFHLTPKDFEQKVHNVAFSFELMQDIGLAKPKARPEDIVNLDLKSTLRVLYNLFTKYKNLS encoded by the exons ATGGCGTCTCCAAGGCCCAAATCTCCTAAACCTCCTGGATCAGCTAAAAAAGACGAGAAAGAAGAGTCTTTTTGGGAGAAAATTGGAACATTAGGCAGGAAGAAACGTATAAAGGAAG TGCAAGAGGTTCAGGAAGAAGGTAAATATGCAATTGATTCTCCAGCCAGTCCGACAATACCAGATCTACCTCCTGAAGAATATAATCTGG AGGAAAATGAGGAAAGATCCATGATTGAGCCAAAATCTTTCCATAATCCCAAGCTGCGTGAACTTATCGCGGTTTTGACAGAATGGATAAACGACGAGTTGGCCGAGCAGAGAATCATTGTCAAAGACCTTGAGGAAGATCTCTACGATGGTCAAGTTCTACAGAAATTGCTTG AAAAGCTGACTAAGCGAAAACTTGATGTTCCTGAAGTGACACAATCAGAAGAAGGGCAGAAGCAGAAACTGAGGATTGTTCTTGAAGAAAGCAATCGG GTGCTACAGCAGCCAAGATTTCATCAACAGAAGTGGACGGTGGAGGGAATCCACTCGAAGAATGTGGTCGCCATTTTGCATCTGCTGGTGGCACTAGCCAGGCACTTTCGCGCGCCTGTGCGTCTGCCCGAGCAG GTGGTGGTGAACGTAGTAGTGGTGCAGAAGCGAGACGGCGCACTCACGCACCGCACCGTGCAGGAGGAGTTGACCTCCACTTATGGTGATCTGGGCATGCGCTGTGAGCGGGATGCCTTCGACACACTTTTCGATCATGCGCCTGACAAGTTGCAGGTCGTCAAGAAG TCGCTGGTGACATTCGTGAACAAACAGCTGAACAAGGTGAACCTGGAGGTGATTGACCTTGACTCGCAGTTTCACGACGGTGTGTTCCTGGTGCTGCTGTTGGGTCTGCTGGAGGGGTTCTTTGTGCCGCTCCATGCATTCCATCTCACGCCCAAGGACTTTGAGCAGAAAGTGCACAACGTCGCCTTCTCCTTTGAACTCATGCAGGATATCGGGCTAGCTAAGCCCAAGGCCAGGCCTGAAG ATATCGTCAACCTAGATCTGAAGTCAACACTGCGTGTTCTCTACAACCTGTTCACCAAGTACAAGAATCTAAGCTAG
- the LOC111058584 gene encoding centrosomal protein of 78 kDa-like, translated as MINDFNDLYATICKEKEIKPKVKVGKYNDLVINANTLDESEWKPALYALSKTTTLHYFKITTRNKYGRLNSANGENFAEIAIMKQPLLGCFFVTIRQLLFNSEILTSLIIDGFPISIDSLNILCSGLAKCRILQNLGFTNCQFEDSYKGLEIVCRLVASHTGLLCLDLTGCGIDEKGVECISKMIKSLRLVRMGELWKQSLRYRHPDPEIFPGLRRITLNKNPMIGDDGFQMIANEILDDLWLKAIDLRDCGITPESLQCISEVLRINSIIQVLDLRDNDIPSDVLEQIRFILKGNSDNERDEDYFSMNTSTTTLYRRNSTTSSLSTKKSKTVVENDKKVINKESLTSMNKACVQFKSEDDLQRVNKLIDTVNRLKSKSVHIIKQPPINRHTNDKNTKNNKLQNEYNCQNRFYSKQNQQKSSKNILDNETKVNDKIDQQKRSHNKYEYCKIGFNSSKKCLLKPKTADSRIGIGLKQRSKSLHGDEFQKKCVESERGIKDKNRNRNLEIPVHRCRTMPLKPVVIKRKTSVC; from the coding sequence ATGATTAATGATTTCAACGATTTGTATGCCACAATTTGCAAAGAAAAGGAAATCAAACCAAAGGTCAAAGTTGGCAAGTACAATGATTTAGTCATAAATGCAAATACACTAGACGAATCAGAATGGAAGCCAGCACTGTATGCCCTTAGTAAAACTACCACTCtgcattatttcaaaattacaaCACGTAATAAATATGGGCGATTAAACAGTGCAAATGGGGAAAATTTTGCTGAAATAGCAATAATGAAACAACCGTTATTGGGATGCTTCTTTGTGACTATCAGACAACTTCTATTTAATTCAGAAATATTAACTTCGTTGATTATAGACGGGTTCCCAATTTCTATCGACTCCTTGAACATTCTGTGTTCAGGTTTAGCAAAATGTAGAATCCTACAAAATTTGGGTTTCACAAACTGCCAATTCGAAGACAGTTATAAAGGCTTGGAAATCGTTTGTCGACTGGTCGCTTCACATACTGGTTTACTGTGTTTAGATTTAACAGGCTGTGGAATTGACGAGAAGGGTGTGGAatgtatttcaaaaatgatcaaATCTCTGCGACTTGTTAGAATGGGTGAACTCTGGAAACAGAGTTTGAGATACAGACATCCGGATCCTGAAATATTTCCAGGACTTCGTAGAATCACCCTAAACAAAAACCCAATGATAGGTGATGATGGATTTCAGATGATCGCTAATGAAATACTGGATGACCTATGGTTGAAAGCTATTGATTTGAGGGACTGTGGGATAACTCCTGAATCCCTCCAATGCATTTCTGAAGTATTACGGATCAACAGTATCATCCAAGTTTTAGATTTGAGAGACAATGATATTCCCTCTGATGTTCTGGAACAAATAAGATTTATTCTAAAGGGAAACAGTGATAATGAGAGGGATGAAGATTACTTTTCAATGAACACTTCAACTACCACATTATATAGGAGAAATTCAACTACTAGTTCTCTGTCAACCAAAAAAAGTAAAACTGttgttgaaaatgataaaaaagtaATTAACAAAGAAAGTTTAACCAGTATGAATAAAGCTTGTGTACAATTCAAATCTGAAGACGACCTTCAAcgtgtaaataaattgattgatacagTAAATAGGTTGAAATCCAAGAGTGTACATATAATTAAACAACCACCAATAAATAGGCATACaaatgacaaaaatacaaaaaataataaactacaaAACGAGTATAATTGTCAGAACAGgttctattcaaagcagaatCAACAAAAATCTAGTAAAAACATATTAGATAATGAAACAAAAGTGAACGACAAAATAGATCAACAAAAGAGATCtcataataaatatgaatattgtaaaattggATTTAACTCTTCGAAAAAGTGCCTTCTGAAACCCAAAACAGCAGATAGTAGAATTGGAATTGGACTGAAGCAGCGTTCCAAGTCACTGCATGGTGATGAGTTTCAAAAGAAATGCGTTGAGAGTGAGAGGGGAATAAAGGATAAAAATAGGAACCGAAATTTAGAAATACCGGTACATCGTTGTCGGACAATGCCTTTGAAACCAGTTGTGATCAAAAGAAAAACATCCGTGTGCtga
- the LOC111059168 gene encoding beta-parvin isoform X2 yields the protein MASPRPKSPKPPGSAKKDEKEESFWEKIGTLGRKKRIKEVQEVQEEGKYAIDSPASPTIPDLPPEEYNLEENEERSMIEPKSFHNPKLRELIAVLTEWINDELAEQRIIVKDLEEDLYDGQVLQKLLEKLTKRKLDVPEVTQSEEEQKQKLRIVLEESNRVLQQPRFHQQKWTVEGIHSKNVVAILHLLVALARHFRAPVRLPEQVVVNVVVVQKRDGALTHRTVQEELTSTYGDLGMRCERDAFDTLFDHAPDKLQVVKKSLVTFVNKQLNKVNLEVIDLDSQFHDGVFLVLLLGLLEGFFVPLHAFHLTPKDFEQKVHNVAFSFELMQDIGLAKPKARPEDIVNLDLKSTLRVLYNLFTKYKNLS from the exons ATGGCGTCTCCAAGGCCCAAATCTCCTAAACCTCCTGGATCAGCTAAAAAAGACGAGAAAGAAGAGTCTTTTTGGGAGAAAATTGGAACATTAGGCAGGAAGAAACGTATAAAGGAAG TGCAAGAGGTTCAGGAAGAAGGTAAATATGCAATTGATTCTCCAGCCAGTCCGACAATACCAGATCTACCTCCTGAAGAATATAATCTGG AGGAAAATGAGGAAAGATCCATGATTGAGCCAAAATCTTTCCATAATCCCAAGCTGCGTGAACTTATCGCGGTTTTGACAGAATGGATAAACGACGAGTTGGCCGAGCAGAGAATCATTGTCAAAGACCTTGAGGAAGATCTCTACGATGGTCAAGTTCTACAGAAATTGCTTG AAAAGCTGACTAAGCGAAAACTTGATGTTCCTGAAGTGACACAATCAGAGGAAGAGCAGAAGCAGAAACTGAGGATTGTTCTTGAAGAAAGCAATCGG GTGCTACAGCAGCCAAGATTTCATCAACAGAAGTGGACGGTGGAGGGAATCCACTCGAAGAATGTGGTCGCCATTTTGCATCTGCTGGTGGCACTAGCCAGGCACTTTCGCGCGCCTGTGCGTCTGCCCGAGCAG GTGGTGGTGAACGTAGTAGTGGTGCAGAAGCGAGACGGCGCACTCACGCACCGCACCGTGCAGGAGGAGTTGACCTCCACTTATGGTGATCTGGGCATGCGCTGTGAGCGGGATGCCTTCGACACACTTTTCGATCATGCGCCTGACAAGTTGCAGGTCGTCAAGAAG TCGCTGGTGACATTCGTGAACAAACAGCTGAACAAGGTGAACCTGGAGGTGATTGACCTTGACTCGCAGTTTCACGACGGTGTGTTCCTGGTGCTGCTGTTGGGTCTGCTGGAGGGGTTCTTTGTGCCGCTCCATGCATTCCATCTCACGCCCAAGGACTTTGAGCAGAAAGTGCACAACGTCGCCTTCTCCTTTGAACTCATGCAGGATATCGGGCTAGCTAAGCCCAAGGCCAGGCCTGAAG ATATCGTCAACCTAGATCTGAAGTCAACACTGCGTGTTCTCTACAACCTGTTCACCAAGTACAAGAATCTAAGCTAG